The following proteins are encoded in a genomic region of Arcobacter suis CECT 7833:
- a CDS encoding TrkH family potassium uptake protein, whose amino-acid sequence MQHKYVKSIFLGYILIIFIGAIILSLPICHIGELKFIDALFTAASATTVTGLIVTSTSENFTFFGEFIILALIQMGGIGYMTLVIIFFLFIKQKLNIDEKRAMKQSLDLPNLHVISFVKRILLFVLFIEFIGAIILTVQFLDKYEFIDAFWFGIFHSISAFNNAGFSLFTDSLISYQSDSLSLLTICFLIIFGGLGYFVLIEIYENRKFSKRFTIHTRIMIYGTIILIVSGMLLFLSIEWNNPKTFGELSFYDKILNAFFLSVNFRTSGFNSIDLASLKESSLFFSTLFMMIGAGQGGTAGGMKITTVAILIITVIYILKGSNQEPNIFKRTIEQKVINKALAIIIFSSFLVLFTTLVLVETQNLPFLKILFEVVSAFGTVGVSTGNGDILSFSQQFDDFGKSIMIILMIAGRLGVFAFGLILFGKAKTKHFKYPVGRIVI is encoded by the coding sequence ATGCAACATAAATATGTAAAATCAATATTTTTAGGTTATATTTTAATTATTTTTATTGGAGCAATAATTTTATCATTACCTATTTGTCATATTGGTGAATTAAAATTTATAGACGCTCTTTTTACAGCAGCTAGTGCAACCACTGTTACTGGATTAATAGTAACAAGTACTTCAGAAAACTTCACTTTTTTTGGAGAATTTATTATTTTAGCTCTTATTCAAATGGGTGGAATAGGGTATATGACTTTAGTAATAATCTTTTTTTTATTTATTAAACAAAAATTGAATATAGATGAAAAAAGGGCAATGAAACAATCTTTAGATTTACCAAATCTTCATGTTATAAGTTTTGTAAAAAGAATTTTATTATTTGTATTATTTATAGAATTTATTGGAGCAATTATTTTAACTGTTCAGTTTCTTGATAAATATGAATTTATCGATGCTTTTTGGTTCGGAATATTTCATAGTATAAGTGCTTTTAATAATGCTGGTTTTTCACTTTTTACGGATAGTTTAATCTCATATCAAAGTGATTCTCTTTCTTTATTGACAATCTGTTTTTTAATAATTTTTGGAGGTTTAGGATATTTTGTTTTAATTGAAATTTATGAAAATAGGAAATTCTCAAAAAGATTTACTATACATACAAGAATTATGATTTATGGAACTATTATTTTAATAGTTTCTGGTATGTTGTTATTTTTATCAATAGAGTGGAATAATCCAAAAACTTTTGGAGAATTAAGTTTTTATGACAAAATATTAAATGCTTTCTTTTTATCAGTAAACTTTAGAACAAGTGGATTTAATAGCATTGATTTAGCTTCATTAAAAGAATCTTCACTGTTCTTTTCCACATTATTTATGATGATAGGTGCTGGACAAGGTGGTACAGCAGGAGGGATGAAAATTACTACTGTTGCTATTTTGATAATTACAGTTATTTATATTTTAAAAGGAAGTAATCAAGAACCAAATATTTTTAAAAGAACAATAGAACAAAAAGTTATAAATAAAGCATTGGCAATTATAATTTTTTCATCTTTTCTTGTTCTTTTTACTACTTTAGTATTAGTTGAAACACAAAATTTACCTTTTTTGAAAATTTTGTTTGAAGTAGTTTCAGCATTTGGAACAGTTGGAGTTTCAACTGGAAATGGTGATATTTTAAGTTTCTCCCAACAATTTGATGATTTTGGAAAAAGTATCATGATTATTTTAATGATTGCTGGAAGATTAGGTGTTTTTGCTTTTGGATTAATATTATTTGGAAAAGCAAAAACAAAACATTTTAAATACCCCGTTGGAAGGATTGTTATATGA
- a CDS encoding dUTP diphosphatase translates to MLYKDFKENIKSLGFGTIEDFMQYAGVTSDDVLSWEEKNEVPYLVSLILHILKGEKELLVTNSALDNVIEECLPLASLLEEVSSFPHKLEEMFLLQKKLNDSTNGNNWELGVNKFGKEINWLRCIHMEVAELIESTPWKHWKNINSEPDMNNIHVELVDIWHFLMSYILQETNVPKAVSLVNTHCIYEALQDVDVNLMVKEAEKLSYISLAIDTGNMPSFSGIERFIDQFFRCCKISGLSFMWLQKLYIGKNCLNQFRQDNGYKEGHYIKVWNGNEDNVVMVDLLEKMDDVSFDDLYSKLKEEYSKNK, encoded by the coding sequence TTGTTATATAAAGATTTTAAAGAAAATATTAAGTCATTAGGTTTTGGAACTATTGAAGATTTTATGCAATATGCTGGTGTTACATCAGATGATGTTTTATCTTGGGAAGAAAAAAATGAAGTTCCATATTTGGTTTCATTGATTTTACACATATTAAAAGGTGAAAAAGAGTTATTAGTAACTAATTCTGCTTTAGATAATGTAATTGAAGAGTGTTTACCTCTTGCTTCATTACTTGAAGAGGTTTCTTCATTTCCCCACAAACTTGAAGAGATGTTTTTATTACAAAAAAAACTAAATGACTCAACAAATGGTAATAACTGGGAACTTGGTGTAAATAAATTTGGCAAAGAAATAAATTGGCTTAGATGTATTCATATGGAAGTTGCTGAACTTATAGAATCGACTCCTTGGAAACATTGGAAAAATATAAACTCTGAACCAGATATGAATAATATTCATGTGGAACTTGTGGATATTTGGCACTTTTTAATGTCATATATTTTACAAGAAACAAATGTTCCAAAAGCTGTTTCTCTTGTAAATACACATTGTATTTATGAAGCATTACAAGATGTAGATGTAAATCTTATGGTAAAAGAAGCTGAAAAATTATCTTATATTTCATTAGCAATTGATACAGGAAATATGCCATCATTTAGTGGAATTGAAAGATTTATTGACCAATTCTTTAGATGTTGTAAAATTTCTGGATTATCTTTTATGTGGTTACAAAAACTTTATATTGGTAAAAACTGTTTAAATCAATTTAGACAAGATAATGGATACAAAGAAGGACATTACATCAAAGTTTGGAATGGAAATGAAGATAATGTTGTTATGGTTGATTTATTAGAAAAAATGGACGATGTAAGTTTTGATGATTTATATTCTAAATTAAAAGAAGAGTATAGTAAAAACAAATAA
- a CDS encoding winged helix-turn-helix domain-containing protein produces the protein MKQHLIHIIEDDLSVKKLLEITFKEYEFNYISSESKKNALMMFLSHNPDLLIVDLGLSDGDGKDLIKQIREISKLPIIVLTARHDEKEIVAALDAGADDYITKPFSVNELLARIRANLRRKISDETELNSKFVCNELELDITSRNILLKGENLKLTPIEYELLKYFMLHTNKTLTHKQILQEVWGTGYQNEMQYLRTYVNTLRKKIEENSTRPKYIKTESGIGYRFSCNQE, from the coding sequence ATGAAACAACATTTAATACATATAATAGAAGATGATTTATCTGTTAAAAAATTATTGGAAATTACTTTTAAAGAGTATGAATTTAATTATATTTCAAGTGAAAGCAAAAAAAATGCATTAATGATGTTTTTAAGCCACAATCCTGATTTATTAATAGTAGATTTAGGTTTAAGTGATGGAGATGGAAAGGATTTAATAAAACAAATTAGAGAAATTTCAAAACTTCCAATTATCGTTTTAACAGCAAGACATGATGAAAAAGAGATAGTTGCTGCTTTAGATGCAGGAGCTGATGATTATATTACTAAACCTTTTTCTGTAAATGAATTATTAGCAAGAATTAGAGCAAATTTAAGAAGAAAAATTAGTGATGAAACGGAACTTAATAGTAAATTTGTTTGTAATGAATTAGAACTTGATATTACTTCAAGAAATATATTATTAAAAGGTGAAAATCTAAAATTAACTCCAATAGAATACGAATTACTAAAATATTTTATGTTACATACAAATAAAACTTTGACACATAAACAAATACTTCAAGAAGTTTGGGGAACAGGCTATCAAAATGAAATGCAATATTTAAGAACTTACGTAAATACTTTAAGAAAAAAGATTGAAGAAAATTCTACAAGACCAAAATATATAAAAACTGAATCTGGTATTGGTTATAGATTTAGCTGTAATCAAGAATAG
- a CDS encoding sensor histidine kinase, translating to MKNFLIKYKQYNYILKALGILLIITFISHIFRGSLDIINITLIHIIPVIVVAIHGNIKATLVMTLLSVIFLNFLYIPPLYSFSVHNELYVWSFFIFGIVGWIITIQAKNLNTQTKQNELRESLLHIISHDLRTPLSSIHGSINLILSNDNLDEKSKYNLYEDINYASLRMKRLITNILDSARLSSGNIDLKLEWCDFEDIVGVALNEFSQIQNDEKLDMKIDELSLFWGDNTLLTQLIINLLDNAFKYSKNQTKIHFEIINLNNFIKIKIFNETEYIDKKKIKNIFDKFYRFEDTNDISGSGIGLAICKSIVKLHNGDIKAIPEHNGILIEIELPIVKRAKLL from the coding sequence ATGAAAAATTTTCTAATAAAATACAAACAATATAACTATATATTAAAAGCTTTAGGAATATTACTAATAATTACATTTATTAGTCACATTTTTAGAGGTTCTTTAGATATTATAAATATCACGTTGATACACATAATTCCAGTTATTGTTGTGGCAATTCATGGAAATATTAAAGCTACTTTGGTTATGACTTTATTAAGTGTAATTTTTTTAAATTTTTTATATATTCCTCCTCTTTACAGTTTTTCAGTTCATAATGAACTTTATGTTTGGAGTTTTTTTATATTTGGAATTGTTGGTTGGATTATTACTATTCAAGCAAAAAATTTAAATACACAAACAAAACAAAACGAACTCAGAGAGAGTTTATTACATATTATTTCTCACGATTTGAGAACTCCACTTTCTTCGATTCATGGAAGTATAAATTTAATATTATCAAATGATAATCTTGATGAAAAAAGCAAATATAATCTTTATGAAGATATAAATTATGCATCTTTAAGAATGAAAAGACTTATTACTAATATTTTAGATAGTGCAAGATTATCAAGTGGAAATATTGATTTAAAATTAGAATGGTGTGATTTTGAAGATATTGTAGGTGTTGCTTTAAATGAATTTTCTCAAATACAAAATGATGAAAAACTTGATATGAAAATTGATGAACTTAGTTTATTTTGGGGTGATAATACACTTTTGACCCAATTAATCATAAATTTACTTGATAATGCATTTAAATACTCAAAAAATCAAACAAAAATTCATTTTGAAATAATAAATTTAAACAATTTTATTAAAATTAAAATCTTTAATGAAACAGAATATATTGATAAAAAGAAAATAAAAAATATTTTTGATAAGTTTTATAGATTTGAAGATACAAATGACATTTCAGGAAGTGGAATAGGTTTAGCTATTTGTAAAAGTATTGTTAAACTTCACAATGGCGATATTAAAGCAATTCCTGAACATAATGGCATTTTGATAGAAATAGAATTACCAATTGTAAAGAGAGCAAAATTATTATGA